AATGTTGCCAAAAAGTACGAAATCAGCCGCGAAGCGCAGGATGCACTGGCCCTTGCCAGCCAGACCAAGGCGGCAGCGGCGCAGGATGCAGGCAAATTCAAGGACGAAATCATCCCGATTTCGATTCCCCAGAAAAAGGGTGATCCGCTGGTGTTTTCGGCGGACGAATTCATCAACCGCAAAACCAGCGCCGAAGGCCTGGCAGGCTTGCGCCCCGCGTTTGACAAGGCGGGTGGCGTGACCGCAGGCAACGCATCCGGTTTGAACGATGGTGCTGCCGCTGTCATGGTCATGACCGCCAAAAAAGCAGCTGCCCTGGGCCTGACGCCGCTGGCGCGCATCGCCAGCTACGCCACCGCCGGGCTGGACCCAGCCTACATGGGCATGGGACCGGTTCCTGCTTCCACCAAGGCATTGCAGCGTGCCGGCTGGAACGCCCAGGATCTCGACTTGCTTGAAATCAACGAAGCCTTTGCAGCGCAGGCCTGTGCAGTCAACCAGGAAATGGGTTGGGACACCAGCAAGGTCAACGTCAATGGCGGCGCGATTGCCATTGGTCACCCGATTGGCGCGTCCGGTTGCCGTATTCTGGTGACGCTTCTGCACGAGATGGTGCGGCGTGATGCCAAAAAAGGCATTGCCAGCCTGTGCATTGGCGGCGGTATGGGGGTTGCCCTCACACTCGAACGCTGAATATCAGCTAAAACAGGTTCTAGCGCCCGCTAGTCGGGCCTAAACAGCTATTAAATTAATAGCAAAACAATTTTATAAAAATCTAGCAATTCAAGGAGAAGGCAATGAGCAACAAAGTAGCGTACGTAACAGGTGGTATGGGCGGCATCGGAACCGCCATCTGCCAGCGGTTGGCCAAGGATGGCTTCACGGTCATCGCCGGTTGTGGTCCCACGCGGGACTTCACCAAATGGCTCGACGAGCAAAAAGCCTTGGGTTATTCTTTTCACGCCTCTGTCGGCAATGTGGGTGACTGGGACTCCACCGTGGCTGCGTTCGACAAGGTCAAGGCAGAGCATGGTCCGGTCAGCGTGCTGGTGAACAACGCGGGTATCACGCGTGATGGCCAGTTCCGCAAAATGAGCAAGGCCGACTGGGATGCCGTGATTTCGACCAACCTCGACAGCATGTTCAATGTGACCAAGCAGGTCATTGAAGGCATGGTTGAGGCCGGCTTTGGTCGCGTCATCAACATCTCTTCGGTGAACGGCCAAAAGGGCCAGTTTGGCCAGGTGAACTATTCCACCGCCAAAGCCGGCCTGCATGGTTTCACCATGGCGCTGGCGCAGGAAGTGGCAAGCAAGGGCGTGACGGTGAACACCGTCAGTCCAGGCTACATCGGCACCGACATGGTCAAGGCGATTCGTCCTGAAGTGCTGGAGAAAATTGTCGCTGGCGTGCCTGCCAAGCGCCTGGGTCAGCCGGAAGAAATTGCATCCATCATCTCCTGGATTGCTTCTGATGAAGGTGGTTACGCCACCGGCGCCGATTTCTCCCTGAACGGCGGCCTGCACATGGGTTGAGTGTTTGGGCGCATCAGCTTCCCACGTGAAAAACCCGCTTGCGAGCGGGTTTTTTTATGGTCGATTCAGTTTAATTTTTCGCCGCACTGGCTGTACTGGCCGCAGGCTTGATGGTCATGGCCTTCTCTTCCTTTTTGCTTGTCTTCGCATCGATTTTGGTGGCGGCCTGGTATGGCACACCGCCCACGGTCATGCCTTCGGTGGAGAATTTGGCAGCATTTTTTTCGCCGACACCCTTGACGCGAGCGATGAAGTCAGCCCAGTTTTTAAACTCTGATTTTTTGCGCTCGGTAACAATCAACCGGCTGGTGGCCGGACCGACACCCTTGATGCCATCCAGATCAGCTTCGCTGGCCTTGTTGATGTCCACTACGGCAAAGGCTGCGCTCAGTGACATGGCAGCGAGAAACGCCAGTAATTTTTTGAGCATGGAAAATTTCCTGAAAATAAATTGAGTGAAGCGTTGATAACGCCTGCAGGCGTTCAGTTTGTGGCGATGCTCAGCCACTGCATATAGGCCGTCACACCCGATTGCACGTCGGCAAAAGCGTGCTGGCAGCCTGCTGCGCGCAGGGCGCCCAAATCTGCCTGGGTGTAGCTTTGGTACTTGCCAACCAGTGCTTCGGGAAAACCGATGTAATCAATCATGCCTCCACGTACGGCGTCTTCAAGACTCAACGGAGCTGCGTTCTGGCTCTGGCGCAAGGTGTTGACGACGGCAATGGCGACGTCGTTGAAGGGTTGCGCACGACCCGTTCCCAGGTTGAAAATACCGGATTTTTCAGGGTTGTCAAAAAACCAGAGGTTCACTGCCACCACGTCGTCGATAAAGACAAAGTCGCGCATTTGTCCGCCCGGACCGTAGCCGCCATAGTCGCCAAACAGCTTGACCTTGCCATCGGCCTGAAACTGGTTGAACTGGTGAAAGGCCACACTGGCCATGCGGCCCTTGTGCTGCTCGCGCGGACCATAAACATTGAAGTACCGAAAGCCGGCAACTTGCGTTTGTGCATTTTCAAACCGCATGCCGAGTTCGCGCCGCATGTGCTGGTCAAACAGAAGCTTGGAGTAGCCGTAAACATTCAACGGCTTTTCGAATTCGGGGGATTCGCTAAAGGTATCCGAGCCACCGTAAGTGGCGGCTGACGAGGCATAGAGCAGGCGGGTGTTCTGGTTCTGGCAGGCACGAAACAGATCGCACGACAGCGTGTAGTTGTTGGTCATCATGTATTTGCCGTCCAGTTCCATGGTGTCGCTGCAGGCCCCTTCATGGAACACCGCTTCGACATGCCCGAAAGCGCCATCGGCAAACCGGTCGTAAAAGTCGCCCGCATCCATGTAGTCGGCGATTCTCAAGTCGGCCAGGTTGCGGAATTTGTCGCCTTGGGTCAGGTCATCGACGGCAATGATGTCGTCAATGCCACGGGCATTGAGTCCCTTGACCAGGTTGCTGCCGATGAAGCCGGCAGCGCCGGTGACTACGATTTTCATGAAAATTCCTCGGGTTTCAGTACGCTGCGTATCTCAGGAGAATGCGAAGAGTTCGCTGTAATTGACGGTGGCCGTACCAAACTTGCCGACGACAATGCCGGCCGCACGGTTGGCAATCGGTACGGCATCACGCAGACTCATGCCAGCCGCGGCCATCGTGGCCAGTGTGGCAATCACGGTATCGCCCGCACCGGTGACGTCAAACACCTCCCTGGCCACCGTGGGTACATGCAGTTCTCCCTGTGCATCGAACAGCGTCATGCCTTCTTCGCTGCGCGTCACCAGCACGGCCTGCAGGTTGAGCGCGGCTCGCAGATGATGGGTTTTGGTGCGCAGTTCGGCTTCATTGCTCCAGAGGCCAATCACCTGTTCAAGCTCTGCCCGATTGGGCGTGATGACGCTGGCGTTTTTGTAGCGTGCAAAGTCCGAACCTTTGGGATCAACCAGGACCACTTTGCCGGCAGCGCGTGCCTGGGCAATCATGGTCACGATGTGCGCCAGCCCGCCCTTGCCGTAGTCTGAAAACAGCACCGCATCATGCTGCGGATACAGCTTTTCAAAGGTCGCGGATTGGGAGGCCAGCACTTCATGTTCAGGCGTGTTTTCAAAATCCAGCCGCAGCAGTTGCTGCTGGCGCCCGATCACCCGCAGCTTGACGGTGGTTTTAAGCTTTGCATCGCGGCCAAAATAGGGCGTGATGCCGGTTTTTGCAACCAGATTCTCCAGCGTATGGCTGGCTTCGTCCTCGCCCACCACGCTTAGCAATGAAGCTTGCGCGCCGAGCGTCACGATGTTGTAGGCCACGTTGGCCGCTGCGCCAATACGCTCTTCGGTACGCGTCACGCGCACGACGGGAACTGGGGCCTCGGGCGAAATGCGGTCCACCGCGCCGTACCAATAACGGTCCAGCATGGCATCTCCAACCACCAGAACGCGGGCTGAAGCAATTTTTTGAGGAGTTATTGTCAAGTTCAAGTTCAAGTTCATGTTCTGAGGGGCGGCTGGATTACAGTTCTTCAATACGACGCATGGGGTAGCTGTCCCAGGCCTGGCAGCCAGGGCAATGCCAGAAATGCTGCGTGGCTTCAAAGCCGCAAGCGGCGCAGCGGTAACGCATCAACGGCTTGGTGGCCTGGTCCATCGCTCGTTGAACCAGGGCATGATGGTGTTCATCTTCAAGTTTCTCGCCCGCAATCCATTTACTGGCAGCCACCAGCGAAACCTCGCGCTCCAGATGCCGTACATACCACTGGCGTGCGGTTTCCGGTTCTTTTTCAAGTTTGACGATGGCTTCAATGAGGTCAATCGAAGGCGTTTGGGCGTAGCTGGCCTTCAGTAGCGCCAGCGTGGCTTGCTGTTCACCACTGCTCTGCGCAATGTTGGCCAGCAGGCCGGCCGCCAACGGCAAGGCCTGGGAGGCGGCAGCGGTCAGTTT
This DNA window, taken from Polaromonas hydrogenivorans, encodes the following:
- a CDS encoding acetyl-CoA C-acetyltransferase; protein product: MEEIVIVSAGRTAVGKFGGSLAKIPATELGAAVIKAVLARSGLNAEQIGEVIMGQVLAAGAGQNPARQSVLKAGFPQGIPGLTINAVCGSGLKAVMLAAQAVATGDSEIVIAGGQENMSASPHVLNGSRDGQRMGDWKMVDTMIVDGLWDVYNQYHMGITAENVAKKYEISREAQDALALASQTKAAAAQDAGKFKDEIIPISIPQKKGDPLVFSADEFINRKTSAEGLAGLRPAFDKAGGVTAGNASGLNDGAAAVMVMTAKKAAALGLTPLARIASYATAGLDPAYMGMGPVPASTKALQRAGWNAQDLDLLEINEAFAAQACAVNQEMGWDTSKVNVNGGAIAIGHPIGASGCRILVTLLHEMVRRDAKKGIASLCIGGGMGVALTLER
- the phbB gene encoding acetoacetyl-CoA reductase codes for the protein MSNKVAYVTGGMGGIGTAICQRLAKDGFTVIAGCGPTRDFTKWLDEQKALGYSFHASVGNVGDWDSTVAAFDKVKAEHGPVSVLVNNAGITRDGQFRKMSKADWDAVISTNLDSMFNVTKQVIEGMVEAGFGRVINISSVNGQKGQFGQVNYSTAKAGLHGFTMALAQEVASKGVTVNTVSPGYIGTDMVKAIRPEVLEKIVAGVPAKRLGQPEEIASIISWIASDEGGYATGADFSLNGGLHMG
- a CDS encoding ComEA family DNA-binding protein, giving the protein MLKKLLAFLAAMSLSAAFAVVDINKASEADLDGIKGVGPATSRLIVTERKKSEFKNWADFIARVKGVGEKNAAKFSTEGMTVGGVPYQAATKIDAKTSKKEEKAMTIKPAASTASAAKN
- the rfaD gene encoding ADP-glyceromanno-heptose 6-epimerase translates to MKIVVTGAAGFIGSNLVKGLNARGIDDIIAVDDLTQGDKFRNLADLRIADYMDAGDFYDRFADGAFGHVEAVFHEGACSDTMELDGKYMMTNNYTLSCDLFRACQNQNTRLLYASSAATYGGSDTFSESPEFEKPLNVYGYSKLLFDQHMRRELGMRFENAQTQVAGFRYFNVYGPREQHKGRMASVAFHQFNQFQADGKVKLFGDYGGYGPGGQMRDFVFIDDVVAVNLWFFDNPEKSGIFNLGTGRAQPFNDVAIAVVNTLRQSQNAAPLSLEDAVRGGMIDYIGFPEALVGKYQSYTQADLGALRAAGCQHAFADVQSGVTAYMQWLSIATN
- the rfaE1 gene encoding D-glycero-beta-D-manno-heptose-7-phosphate kinase; this translates as MNLNLNLTITPQKIASARVLVVGDAMLDRYWYGAVDRISPEAPVPVVRVTRTEERIGAAANVAYNIVTLGAQASLLSVVGEDEASHTLENLVAKTGITPYFGRDAKLKTTVKLRVIGRQQQLLRLDFENTPEHEVLASQSATFEKLYPQHDAVLFSDYGKGGLAHIVTMIAQARAAGKVVLVDPKGSDFARYKNASVITPNRAELEQVIGLWSNEAELRTKTHHLRAALNLQAVLVTRSEEGMTLFDAQGELHVPTVAREVFDVTGAGDTVIATLATMAAAGMSLRDAVPIANRAAGIVVGKFGTATVNYSELFAFS